The genomic stretch ccctacccctatgagcacctccggaagactgagccggcggattggatcttgaaattgacgaagtcaccacaggcgcctcgcctgtcgacgggaacgtcgcctcccactgaatgaatattccgccttttatgagacacacagatgtcaaacctggggtttgaactctggtgggctggggatacaaccatcctcctaaccacccaacttcAGGTTGGTTCTCTAGGTTTAAGGACTATGTTTTTATATCTTCACAATGTCTCTAGAATGACAATGCTCGCCCTAGTATTTTCATTCAGATTGTGTGTTATCTAGAGTAACCAGGGGTGAGAAAGTGGTCATAAACCAAGTAGATACAAACCTAACAACATGTTGATAGTAGCAGGACACAACTTTGTAAGAACATGTaggataatttttttttttgaaatttaacatGTAGGATATTGCCACTTAATTTGTTTGTTCTTCCTATCTTCCACCAGAGTAATAAAGCTCTGTTGGGCAGAAGGATAGAGTGTAGATACCCCACTTAGTTGATCAAGGTTCGGGTCTCCTCGCCTCCTAAGAAATCGGGATAGAGTCCCGCCCCCCTTTGGCCCAACCATTTTTTCCGCTAAAGTGCTGAGTGATATTTCTGTTGTTACTTCGTGCTGAAACATTGTGACATGGATAGTTCTTTAGTCTATCTGATGATAGTGAACTAATAAATTGTTCCTTTATACAGGACAAAGGATTTGAAGAGGCAAAACCAGTTATTGATGTTCTAAAGGAACAAGGAGTGTCCGTTGTTGGTGCTGCAGGTTATTGCTGGGGTGGTAAGCACTGTTGTGTGTTTTTCACACCTCAACCTGAATTCCAAGGTTTAGCCTGCTAAGCATTGTGCTTCTTCTCTCCACATATCAGCAAAGGTAGTTGCAGAGTTAGcgaaagctaatgagatccaagCAGCTGTTATGTTGCACCCCTCTTTTATTACTGATGATGATATCAAAGGTAAATCTCTTCCTTGGGAATTCTGGCGACACACTTAACATTCCATTTGCAAGGCTTCAAATTCTTACACTACGCATAATATATACTTCAGAGGTGAAATGCCCCATCGCTATACTTGGAGCTGAAACTGACGTAACGGCGCCACCAGAACAGGTCAAGCAGTTCGAACAGGTTCTATCGTCATCTAACACAGGGGTATGTTCTCCTTTCAATCAATCCCATCTTCAGCTCGACAATGATGTACTCAAGGTATAGAATATGTGATATTACTAAGGTTAAACTAAGTTGTCAAATTTGAAAGCCCAGTGTCAAACAATATATCTCATAAGAGTACCGTTTGATTGTTCTCGCATCACGTGTTTCtactttattcacaaattatgtaaTCATCCTTTGGACATTAGTGATCATTTGTAATTAAGAGCATCCAACCTTTACCCCTGGAAGCTCCCCTGAACTTAACATTTCAGATATGTAAGCAAGTATTGTTACCCATCTAAACATCTTGTTTTCTCTAAGAAGGAACTTGGAAGGTATTATTATATTAAAATAATTTACCAGAAAGTGTCAACATTATAATGATGTAAATGGAAAAGATGTAACATATTGGGAAAAAAGTCAGAAAGTGCAGTAGACTCTCGATAAATGGAGACACATTATCGGTAAAAGACCGTCTAGAATAGAGCTCAAACTATTTCATCCTAATTACATTTTGGGTCTGCAGATTGGTTACTTTGTCAAGATTTTCCCTGGGGTTTCTCATGGATGGACTGTCAGATACGACAACAACGACGCGGCAGCTGTGAAGAGCGCTGAGGAAGCCCTGGCGGACATGACTGATTGGTTTAACAAAAACCTAAGTGAAACTGAAGTGGCAGCCCTCCTTCCTTAATAAGCCATTGGCACTCCTCAGTCTTCATTAGTCATTATGCAAGCATCCTGGGTTCATGGTGTGTTAATAGCTGTAGGGCCTGCATCTTTGTCTGGCCCAGATGTGCTGGTATTGGTATTTTTttcttcgataaaggatgctttattacttaaagaagcaattacatccagcctctgcataaccagaatgcacacagccgtttgttgtctcaagtgAAAAAAGTTACATGAagaaaac from Lolium rigidum isolate FL_2022 chromosome 4, APGP_CSIRO_Lrig_0.1, whole genome shotgun sequence encodes the following:
- the LOC124648820 gene encoding endo-1,3;1,4-beta-D-glucanase-like, with amino-acid sequence MASPQCCANPPTPNHDVGEGKVVESFGGLRSYLAGAEESKLAVVLISDIYGFEAPNLRNIADKVASSGYFVVVPDFFHGNAYVPGDDVHVWIKEHTTDKGFEEAKPVIDVLKEQGVSVVGAAGYCWGAKVVAELAKANEIQAAVMLHPSFITDDDIKEVKCPIAILGAETDVTAPPEQVKQFEQVLSSSNTGIGYFVKIFPGVSHGWTVRYDNNDAAAVKSAEEALADMTDWFNKNLSETEVAALLP